The following proteins are encoded in a genomic region of Diabrotica virgifera virgifera chromosome 1, PGI_DIABVI_V3a:
- the LOC126879276 gene encoding uncharacterized protein LOC126879276 has protein sequence MFKNKLPTADVQVQTVIRVYPHILEGSDLPKITTDKKLQTVLSESPKDSEHFYALLKYTPYSDIIENNIRIIDIPRKKKLTFRALASSSEIEDHIRELTLSDDDGVGYLCAEILRGRETQHKQHFSDSHTQTDVLVHPHILEDQDVALVCETKATQTVTMTNCHGKNNN, from the exons ATGTTCAAAAACAAACTTCCTACAGCAGATGTACAAGTTCAGACTGTTATCAGAGTGTACCCTCACATATTGGAAGGTAGTGACTTGCCAAAAATAACAACGGATAAAAAACTTCAGACAGTTTTATCGGAGTCTCCAAAGGACAGCGAACATTTTTATGCGCTGCTTAAATATACCCCATATTCGGATATCATAGAAAACAATATAAGA ATAATAGATATACCAAGAAAAAAGAAGTTAACGTTTCGTGCTTTAGCCAGTTCTTCAGAAATCGAGGATCATATACGGGAACTAACTCTTAGCGATGATGACGGGGTGGGATATTTATGTGCAGAAATATTAAGGGGACGGGAAACTCAACATAAACAACATTTTTCTGACAGTCACACTCAAACTGATGTCCTGGTGCATCCTCACATTTTGGAAGACCAAGATGTAGCTCTTGTTTGTGAAACCAAAGCAACACAAACTGTAACAATGACTAATTGTCATGGAAAAAACAATAACTAA